From Rutidosis leptorrhynchoides isolate AG116_Rl617_1_P2 chromosome 3, CSIRO_AGI_Rlap_v1, whole genome shotgun sequence, a single genomic window includes:
- the LOC139897412 gene encoding uncharacterized protein gives MALEDLLLSESESETDSDSAESDSDEDLIQEGYNTLNLLDSLDAMDEEDEARNSRTIIRRRRLQRDRIDTAFFGPAGSNNDINVLNESDLFEDLLDGRALEVRYTINGHEFTKGYYLVDGIYPEWVTLVKSFKCPIEPKNVKFKRFQEATKKDVERAFDVLQGHWAILKHPARPFSINKIRRIMYTCVILHNMITEDNECNICDLEEDYLRERENMPRRTWTERVALQDRVDREMREKRAHHVLRNNLIEHIWTLPDDYIVRNN, from the exons atggCTTTGGAAGATTTATTACTTTCTGAGAGCGAAAGCGAGACGGATAGTGATAGCGCAGAGTCCGATTCCGATGAAGATTTAATTCAAGAAGGTTACAACACGCTTAACTTACTCGATTCGCTTGATGCAATGGACGAAGAAGATGAGGCTCGAAATTCTCGTACAATTATTAGAAGACGCCGGTTACAAAGAGACCGTATTGATACCG CTTTCTTTGGTCCAGCAGGTTCGAACAATGATATTAATGTTCTTAATGAATCGGATTTGTTCGAAGATTTATTGGATGGTCGAGCTCTGGAGGTCCGTTACACTATCAACGGGCACGAATTTACAAAAGGGTATTACTTGGTAGATGGCATATACCCAGAATGGGTAACACTTGTCAAGTCGTTTAAATGTCCAATTGAGCCAAAAAATGTAAAGTTTAAACGTTTTCAAGAAGCCACGAAAAAAGACGTTGAACGAGCTTTCGATGTTCTTCAAGGTCATTGGGCAATACTAAAACACCCAGCAAGACCTTTTAGTATCAATAAAATACGTCGAATCATGTACACTTGTGTTATACTTCACAACATGATCACCGAAGACAACGAGTGCAACATATGCGACCTCGAAGAGGATTATCTCCGCGAACGAGAAAACATGCCGCGACGTACTTGGACGGAGAGAGTTGCGCTCCAAGATCGGGTGGATCGAGAGATGCGAGAAAAAAGAGCGCATCATGTCCTTCGCAACAATTTGATCGAACACATCTGGACACTCCCGGATGATTATATTGTTCGAAACAATTAG
- the LOC139897409 gene encoding LOW QUALITY PROTEIN: pectinesterase inhibitor 4-like (The sequence of the model RefSeq protein was modified relative to this genomic sequence to represent the inferred CDS: inserted 1 base in 1 codon), whose amino-acid sequence MEQPKILTTLFLTTTPLLVLLLSTFPFALSTTTIIQQNTYNTFIKTSCSSTTYPNVCLKTLLPYATTVKSNPYKLVNAALSATLRSSNATLSVISQLYRTQKINKWEAAIIKDCIGDIKDSMGEIKDTLKVISGISKSSDKSFAISNAQTWTSAAMTDENSCLDGFXERKVSTSVKKKIRSSIVSLARVSSNALYLINHLSV is encoded by the exons ATGGAACAACCCAAAATTCTCACAACATTATTTCTTACAACAACACCACTTTTAGTTTTATTACTATCAACATTCCCATTTGCATTATCCACCACAACAATCATTCAACAAAATACATACAACACATTTATCAAAACATCATGCAGCTCAACCACTTACCCTAATGTCTGCCTAAAAACTCTCCTCCCTTACGCTACCACTGTCAAGTCAAACCCTTATAAACTGGTCAACGCCGCCCTCTCAGCCACCCTCAGATCCTCCAATGCGACCCTTTCCGTCATATCCCAGTTATACAGAACCCAAAAGATCAATAAATGGGAGGCTGCTATTATTAAAGATTGCATTGGTGACATTAAAGATTCCATGGGTGAAATTAAAGACACTCTTAAGGTAATCTCGGGTATTTCTAAATCCAGTGACAAGAGCTTTGCAATCTCGAATGCTCAAACATGGACAAGTGCTGCTATGACGGATGAGAATTCGTGTCTTGATGGTT CGGAACGAAAAGTTAGTACATCTGTTAAGAAGAAGATAAGGAGTAGCATTGTGAGTCTTGCAAGGGTTAGTAGTAATGCTTTGTATCTTATCAATCATCTTTCAGTTTAA